The Microcebus murinus isolate Inina chromosome 4, M.murinus_Inina_mat1.0, whole genome shotgun sequence genome has a segment encoding these proteins:
- the LOC105860385 gene encoding LOW QUALITY PROTEIN: ras-related GTP-binding protein D-like (The sequence of the model RefSeq protein was modified relative to this genomic sequence to represent the inferred CDS: inserted 4 bases in 2 codons) — translation MAPQNGRNIRKFQTEMIAWLFLPPREEPRAAADSSASRRGFGRAGNRGERAAPLPPAPAKLPTKPQFRNRLQAAGEEARPSPGTPMAPGRPAGGRHEPGAGEPQPQDADEEEXWGVADYGDGPTPRRPGQRTEERVLDFSDPFSAGVKPRIVLLALRRSGKPSIQKAVFHRMSPSETLFLESTDKICRGEVSNGSFVSFQIWDFPGQIDFFDPAFDYEMIFRGTGALIFVIDSQDGYVEALARLLLTVTRAYKVNSDISFEVFIHKVDGLSGDHKIETQRDSHQRANDDLADAGLEKIHLSFYLTSMYDHSIFEAFSKVVQKLIPQLPTLENLLNIFISNSGIEKAFLFDVVSKIYIATDSTPVDMQTYELCCDXIDVVIDISWIYGLKEDGAGTPYDKESAAIIKLNNTTVLYLKEVTKFLALICFVREEIFERKGLIEYNFHCFWKAICEVFEVGMKVVKSRKVQNQLQKKKGATPNGTPRVLL, via the exons ATGGCTCctcaaaatggaagaaatattagGAAATTTCAAACAGAAATGATAGCAtggctctttctccctccccgGGAGGAACCGCGCGCCGCGGCTGACTCCTCCGCCAGCAGGCGGGGCTTCGGGCGCGCTGGGAATCGCGGGGAACGCGCGGCCCCGCTTCCGCCGGCGCCCGCGAAGCTTCCGACAAAACCCCAATTCAGAAATAGGTTGCAGGCGGCCGGCGAGGAGGCTCGGCCCTCACCCGGGACCCCCATGGCCCCGGGACGGCCGGCTGGTGGACGCCAtgagccaggtgctggggaaCCGCAGCCGCAGGACGCGGACGAGGAGGA CTGGGGGGTAGCGGACTACGGGGACGGCCCCACTCCTCGCCGACCCGGACAGCGGACAGAGGAGAGAGTTCTGGATTTCAGCGATCCCTTCAGCGCGGGGGTGAAGCCGAGAATCGTGCTCCTGGCGCTGAGGAGAAGCGGCAAGCCGTCCATCCAGAAAGCCGTCTTTCACAGAATGTCTCCCAGCGAAACCCTGTTCCTGGAGAGCACTGACAAGATTTGCCGGGGAGAGGTGTCCAACGGCTCCTTTGTCAGTTTTCAGATTTGGGACTTCCCTGGACAGATTGACTTTTTTGACCCTGCCTTTGACTACGAGATGATCTTCAGGGGAACAGGAGCACTCATATTCGTCATCGACTCCCAGGACGGTTACGTGGAAGCCTTGGCCAGGCTGCTCCTCACGGTGACCAGGGCCTACAAAGTGAATAGCGACATCAGCTTCGAGGTGTTTATCCATAAAGTGGATGGTCTGTCAGGTGACCACAAAATTGAAACCCAAAGAGATAGTCACCAGAGGGCAAACGACGACCTTGCAGATGCTGGATTAGAAAAAATTCACCTCAGCTTTTATCTGACAAGCATGTATGATCATTCAATATTTGAAGCTTTTAGTAAAGTGGTTCAGAAACTGATTCCACAGCTCCCAACTCTGGAGAATTTGCTAAACATCTTTATCTCAAATTCTGGAATTGAAAAGGCATTTCTATTTGATGTGGTCAGTAAAATTTATATTGCAACTGATAGTACTCCAGTGGATATGCAAActtatgag CTCTGCTGTGA GATAGATGTGGTTATCGACATCTCTTGGATTTATGGTCTCAAAGAAGATGGAGCAGGAACCCCCTATGACAAGGAATCAGCAGCCATTATAAAGCTGAATAATACAAcagttctttatttaaaagaggTGACAAAGTTCCTGGCTCTCATTTGCTTTGTCAGAGAGGAAATCTTTGAAAGAAAAGGGcttattgaatataattttcattgcttttggAAGGCCATCTGTGAAGTTTTTGAGGTGGGGATGAAAGTAGTGAAATCTCGAAAAGTTCAGAATcagctgcagaagaaaaaaggagCCACCCCTAATGGGACCCCGAGAGTGCTGCTGTAG